The sequence below is a genomic window from Sphingobacterium sp. ML3W.
TTCGCCTTCCTTGGTGTCAAAATCTAGATTTAGTTTAATTTGATGTGCTGCTAGATCTGGGAAATTGTCTTTTTGATCAAACTTACGCCAAAAGCCTCCGTAGACCTGTTTTCCATCTTCATATTTAGCGCCATAATTTTTAAATGCCTTCGACGTTTTTATTGCGAAGTAAACTGTACGTGTACGAGCCCAACCATTTGTTTGGCGATAGCCGACTAGAGTAGAATCATTCAATACCCGCACTACGGTCCATACATTTTTTCCTTCGTAGTTATATATTCCCGCTGTCAGATCCAGTATCAAATGTGAGGCATCGGACTTAGGAAAAGTATAACGATGTATCCCCACCCGGGTAGTGGTTGTCATTTCTGCTTTAATCTGATGCTTATCCAGCATTACACTGTAGTAGTTTGCTTCAGCAACCTCATTGGTATGCGAATAGGGAGATCGATATCCATCTTGTGGCCGATCGGCAGTACCTGGATTCAACTGTACTTTCCCTTGCGTAGGCATTACCAAGATATCACCAAGGTCTGCGTGTCCTGTGCCACTAAAATGTGTATGACTGAATCCAACAATTGTTGGGTCATCATATTGATATCCGGCACAATATTTATAAACATCACCATTATATTGACCATTCACAGCATAAGAAATGGTATCCGTATCCGGGCTCAATTGCACTGCCCCAAAAGGGACTGTTGCACCAGGAAAAGTATGTCCCATACGGGCAGTACCAATCAAAGGTTTTACATATTGAATTAAATTGGACTGTTGCGCCTGTAGTAGAGCGGGGATAAGTAATAATCCCAAATATAGAAGTCGTTTTCTGAACATGTCTTTAGATTTTAAGCGACGGATGTTGGCTATAATCAGCCCATAATTCTTCGAGTGTCTTACCCGTTTGATTTTTCCAAAATACATCAGAATAAGTTTTATTTCGCATTGCTGCATCTAGATTTTTAACAAATCCCCTTTTATTGTTTTTTTCAATCCAAAAAAAGAAGCGAGCAGTGACACGGTAAGAGTCCGTGTAATTTTGGTTATCATTCCATTCTGGCAATTTCCAATTAGCACCTGCGTTATCGATGCCATTGACAAATCGAACATAGTCGGCAATTCCTTCCGTAATCCACCACGGGCCCGATTCATTAGGATAGCCCTGCACAATATGCATCACTTCATGTGTGACCACATCAATGTCACCTGGATTTTTGGCAAACCACTCGGGACTGTAGCGCACGATTCCTCCAGCAGTAGCTGCAACACCTTTATAATCTGGATCGATAACAAAAGACACTTTCTTCATGGTGTT
It includes:
- a CDS encoding basic secretory protein-like protein encodes the protein MMNFTKIVGCVLGLTTCQITFAQDNWQHTDLDRKVAVDTDSMTRKGYTLIWINKDENFNPELKERLVNTFFVNYPKLAKTYNKNTMKKVSFVIDPDYKGVAATAGGIVRYSPEWFAKNPGDIDVVTHEVMHIVQGYPNESGPWWITEGIADYVRFVNGIDNAGANWKLPEWNDNQNYTDSYRVTARFFFWIEKNNKRGFVKNLDAAMRNKTYSDVFWKNQTGKTLEELWADYSQHPSLKI